A part of Camelus ferus isolate YT-003-E chromosome 6, BCGSAC_Cfer_1.0, whole genome shotgun sequence genomic DNA contains:
- the CDAN1 gene encoding codanin-1 isoform X3, translating into MAAVLESLLREELSVAAAVRWIARSAQSSEDDPGEAAALSSLRPLRKEFVPFLLNFLREQSSRVLPQGPPTPAKAPGSSAALPGRPGGPPRGGRGARSQLFPPTEPSSAAAAEAPSARRGGRRRGLGPARERGGRGPGGLEEGVSGETPPWAGGRRPRSSGSPSSPILVRSDPPNLSNLEEFPPVGSVPPGSAGRTKPSRRINPTPVSEERSLSKPKTCFTSPPINCVPSSQPAVLDTSPWGHGLPPGCRSLQEEREMLRKERSKQLRQSPTPVCPALESGYPHPSRTGNLTAEPADPARVSSRQRLELVALVYSSCIAENLVPNLFLELFFVLQLLTARRMVAAKDSDLESSPGAVGSLESPLFQSVHDCVFFAVQVLEHQFHVLSHLDKGTLKLLAENERLLCFSPALQGRLRAAYEGSVAKVSLEMPPSAQAVSFQPETDNRANFSSDRAFHTFKKQRDVFYEVLREWEDRHEEPGWDFEKGLGSRIRTMMGHLSAAGSHSHFVRLFQKQLLQMCQSPGGAGGTVLGEAPGVLNMLGADKLGRLRRLQERLVAPQSSGGPCPPPTFPGCQGFFRDFILSASSFQFNQHLMDSLSLKIRELNGLALPQPEPSDEDGESDVDWQGERRQFAMVLLSLRLLAKFLGFVAFLPYRGPEPLPTRELQDSILALRSQVPPVLDVRALLQQGLRARRAVLTVPWLVEFLSLADHIVPMLDYYRSIFTLLLHLHRSLVLSKESEGEMCFLNKLLLLAVLGWLFQIPTVPEDLFFLEEGQLDAFEVDTVASEHGLDSMPVVDQHLLYTCCPYIGELRKLLASWVSGSSGRSGGFVRKITPTTTTGLGARPPRTTQGLQAQLAQAFFHNQPPSLRRTVEFVAERIGSNCVKHIKATLVADLVRQAESLLQEQLVTQGQEGGDPAQLLEILCSQLCPHGAQALTQGREFCQRKSPGAVRALLPEETPAAVLSSAENIAVGLATEKACAWLSANITALIRREVKAAVSRTLRAQGPEPAARGERRGCSRACEHHAPLPSHLISEIKDVLSLAVGPRDPDEGVSPEHLEQLLGQLGQTLRCRQFLCPPAEQHLAKCSVELASLLVADQIPVLGPPAQHRLERGQARRLLLLLLSLWKDDFQVPVPLQLLLSPRNVGLLADTRPREWDLLLFLLRELVEKGLMGRMEIEACLGSLHEAQWPGDFSEELATLFRLFLAEPHVPEPQLRACELVQPNRGTVLAQS; encoded by the exons ATGGCGGCCGTTTTGGAGTCGCTGCTGCGAGAGGAGCTGTCGGTCGCAGCCGCCGTGCGGTGGATCGCGCGCAGCGCCCAGAGTTCGGAG GATGACCCCGGGGAGGCGGCCGCGTTGAGCTCACTTCGGCCACTGCGGAAGGAATTCGTGCCATTCCTGCTGAACTTCCTGAGGGAGCAGAGCAGCCGCGTCCTCCCGCAgggccccccaacccccgccaagGCCCCGGGCTCCTCGGCAGCCTTGCCAGGGAGGCCGGGGGGCCCGCCGCGGGGCGGCCGCGGGGCGCGCAGCCAGCTCTTCCCTCCGACCGAGCCTTCGAGCGCTGCCGCCGCCGAGGCCCCTTCGGCCCGCCGTGGGGGCAGGAGGCGGGGCCTGGGGCCGGCCCGTGAGCGAGGAGGCCGCGGCCCCGGGGGCTTGGAGGAGGGAGTCAGTGGGGAGACCccgccctgggctgggggccggaGGCCCAGGAGCtctggcagccccagcagccccatcCTCGTGCGCTCTGATCCGCCGAACCTCAGCAACCTGGAGGAGTTCCCTCCCGTAGGCTCGGTTCCCCCCGGCTCTGCAGG CAGGACCAAGCCTTCACGCAGGATCAACCCAACTCCGGTGAGCGAAGAGCGGTCACTCTCCAAGCCCAAGACCTGCTTCACCTCACCCCCAATCAACTGTGTCCCCAGTTCCCAACCCGCAGTCCTGGACACTAGCCCTTGGGGCCATGGCCTTCCCCCAGGGTGCAGAAGTCTGCAAGAGGAGCGGGAGATGCTCAGGAAGGAGCG CTCCAAGCAGCTGCGGCAGTCACCTACTCCTGTCTGCCCCGCCCTAGAATCAGGGTATCCTCACCCCAGCCGAACAGGAAACCTCACAGCTGAACCTGCTGACCCTGCCAGAGTGTCTTCCCGCCAGCGCCTGGAGCTGGTAGCCCTTGTCTACTCTTCATGCATTGCAG agaaCCTGGTACCAAACCTCTTTCTGGAGCTTTTCTTCGTCCTTCAGCTCCTTACTGCCCGGAGGATGGTGGCTGCCAAAGACAGTGACCTTGAATCAAGTCCAGGAGCCGTAG GTTCCCTGGAAAGCCCGCTGTTCCAGAGTGTCCATGATTGTGTCTTCTTTGCAGTGCAGGTTTTGGAGCATCAGTTTCA TGTGCTTTCCCACCTGGACAAAGGGACCTTGAAGCTGTTGGCTGAGAATGAGCGGCTACTGTGCTTCTCACCAGCTCTGCAAGGACGCCTCCGAGCTGCCTATGAGGGCAGTGTTGCGAAG GTCTCCCTGGAGATGCCACCTTCTGCTCAAGCTGTCTCCTTTCAGCCAGAAACTGACAACCGTGCCAACTTCTCCAGTGATCGAGCTTTTCATACTTTTAAGAAACAGAG GGATGTGTTTTATGAGGTGCTTCGAGAGTGGGAAGATCGCCATGAGGAGCCTGGCTGGGATTTTGAGAAGGGCTTGGGCAGCAGGATCAG AACCATGATGGGTCACCTCTCTGCAGCCGGCAGCCACAGCCATTTTGTTCGACTTTTCCAAAAACAACTTCTCCAG ATGTGTCAGAGTCCTGGTGGTGCTGGGGGCACTGTCTTGGGTGAGGCTCCAGGTGTGTTAAATATGCTTGGAGCTGACAAGCTGGGGCGGTTGCGGCGCCTACAGGAACGGCTTGTGGCCCCTCAGAGCAGTGgggggccctgcccacccccaaccttCCCAGGCTGTCAGGGCTTCTTCAGGGACTTCATCTTGAGTGCCAGCAG CTTCCAGTTTAATCAGCATCTCATGGATAGTCTGAGTTTGAAGATCCGGGAGCTCAACGGCCTGGCCCTGCCTCAGCCTGAGCCTAGTGATGAAGATGGGGAGTCAGACGTGGACTGGCAG GGTGAACGGAGGCAGTTTGCTATGGTGCTGCTCAGCTTGAGGCTTCTGGCTAAATTCCTGGGCTTTGTGGCTTTCCTGCCGTACCGGGGGCCTGAACCACTGCCGACACGTGAGCTCCAGGACTCTATTCTGGCCCTGAGGAGCCAG GTGCCCCCGGTCCTGGATGTGCGGGCTCTGCTGCAGCAGGGGCTGCGGGCCCGTCGAGCCGTGCTCACGGTGCCCTGGCTAGTGGAGTTCCTTTCCCTCGCTGACCACATTGTCCCCATGCTGGACTACTACCGCAGCATCTTCACCCTCCTGCTGCACCTGCATCG GAGCTTGGTCTTGTCAAAGGAAAGTGAAGGGGAGATGTGTTTCCTGAACAAGCTGCTGCTGCTTGCTGTCCTGGGCTGGCTTTTCCAG ATTCCCACAGTCCCTGAGGACCTGTTCTTTCTGGAAGAGGGTCAGTTGGATGCCTTTGAGGTGGATACAGTAGCTTCAGAGCATGGCTTG GACAGCATGCCTGTGGTGGACCAGCACCTGCTCTACACCTGCTGCCCCTATATTG GAGAGCTCCGCAAACTGCTCGCTTCATGGGTGTCAGGCAGCAGTGGGCGGAGTGGGGGCTTTGTGAGGAAAAtcactcccaccaccaccaccggcCTGGGAGCCCGGCCTCCACGGACCACCCAGGGGCTGCAG GCACAGCTGGCTCAAGCCTTTTTCCACAACCAGCCACCCTCCCTGCGCAGGACTGTGGAGTTTGTGGCGGAGAGAATTGGCTCTAACTGTGTCAAACATATCAA GGCCACGCTGGTGGCAGATCTGGTGCGCCAGGCAGAGTCACTTCTTCAAGAACAGCTGGTGACACAGGGACAGGAAGGGGGAGATCCAGCCCAGCTGTTGGAGATCTTGTGTTCCCAGCTGTGCCCCCACGGGGCCCAGGCACTGACCCAGGGGCGGGA GTTCTGCCAAAGGAAGAGCCCTGGTGCTGTGCGGGCATTGCTTCCCGAGGAGACCCCGGCAGCT GTTCTGAGCAGCGCAGAGAACATTGCTGTGGGGCTTGCAACAGAGAAAGCCTGTGCTTGGTTGTCAGCCAACATCACAG CGCTGATCAGGAGGGAGGTGAAAGCGGCCGTGAGTCGCACGCTTCGAGCCCAGGGTCCTGAGCCGGCTGCCCGGGGGGAGCGGAGGGGCTGCTCCCGTGCCTGTGAGCAccatgctcccctcccctcccacctcatctCCGAGATAAAA gatgTGCTCTCCCTGGCCGTGGGGCCCCGGGACCCTGATGAGGGAGTTTCCCCAGAGCATCTGGAGCAGCTCCTAGGACAGCTGGGCCAGACGCTGCGGTGCCGCCAG TTCCTGTGCCCACCTGCTGAGCAGCATCTGGCAAAGTGCTCTGTGGAGTTAGCATCCCTGCTTG TTGCAGATCAGATTCCTGTCCTAGGGCCCCCGGCACAGCACCGGCTGGAGAGAGGGCAGGCTCGAaggctcctgctcctgctgctttCCCTGTGGAAGGATGACTTTCAGGTGCCCGTtccactgcagctgctgctgaGCCCAAGGAACGTGGGGCTTCTGGCAGACACTCGGCCAAGGGAG TGGGACCTGCTGCTGTTCTTGCTCCGGGAGCTGGTAGAGAAAGGTCTCATGGGACGGATGGAGATAGAGGCCTGCCTGGGCAGCCTTCATGAGGCCCAGTGGCCAGGG GATTTCTCTGAAGAATTAGCAACACTGTTCAGACTGTTTCTAGCTGAGCCCCATGTGCCAGAACCACAGCTAAGAGCTTGTGAGCTGGTGCAGCCAAACCGGGGGACTGTGCTGGCCCAGAGCTAG
- the CDAN1 gene encoding codanin-1 isoform X4, with protein MAAVLESLLREELSVAAAVRWIARSAQSSEDDPGEAAALSSLRPLRKEFVPFLLNFLREQSSRVLPQGPPTPAKAPGSSAALPGRPGGPPRGGRGARSQLFPPTEPSSAAAAEAPSARRGGRRRGLGPARERGGRGPGGLEEGVSGETPPWAGGRRPRSSGSPSSPILVRSDPPNLSNLEEFPPVGSVPPGSAGTKPSRRINPTPVSEERSLSKPKTCFTSPPINCVPSSQPAVLDTSPWGHGLPPGCRSLQEEREMLRKERSKQLRQSPTPVCPALESGYPHPSRTGNLTAEPADPARVSSRQRLELVALVYSSCIAENLVPNLFLELFFVLQLLTARRMVAAKDSDLESSPGAVGSLESPLFQSVHDCVFFAVQVLEHQFHVLSHLDKGTLKLLAENERLLCFSPALQGRLRAAYEGSVAKVSLEMPPSAQAVSFQPETDNRANFSSDRAFHTFKKQRDVFYEVLREWEDRHEEPGWDFEKGLGSRIRTMMGHLSAAGSHSHFVRLFQKQLLQMCQSPGGAGGTVLGEAPGVLNMLGADKLGRLRRLQERLVAPQSSGGPCPPPTFPGCQGFFRDFILSASSFQFNQHLMDSLSLKIRELNGLALPQPEPSDEDGESDVDWQGERRQFAMVLLSLRLLAKFLGFVAFLPYRGPEPLPTRELQDSILALRSQVPPVLDVRALLQQGLRARRAVLTVPWLVEFLSLADHIVPMLDYYRSIFTLLLHLHRSLVLSKESEGEMCFLNKLLLLAVLGWLFQIPTVPEDLFFLEEGQLDAFEVDTVASEHGLDSMPVVDQHLLYTCCPYIGELRKLLASWVSGSSGRSGGFVRKITPTTTTGLGARPPRTTQGLQAQLAQAFFHNQPPSLRRTVEFVAERIGSNCVKHIKATLVADLVRQAESLLQEQLVTQGQEGGDPAQLLEILCSQLCPHGAQALTQGREFCQRKSPGAVRALLPEETPAAVLSSAENIAVGLATEKACAWLSANITALIRREVKAAVSRTLRAQGPEPAARGERRGCSRACEHHAPLPSHLISEIKDVLSLAVGPRDPDEGVSPEHLEQLLGQLGQTLRCRQFLCPPAEQHLAKCSVELASLLVADQIPVLGPPAQHRLERGQARRLLLLLLSLWKDDFQVPVPLQLLLSPRNVGLLADTRPREWDLLLFLLRELVEKGLMGRMEIEACLGSLHEAQWPGDFSEELATLFRLFLAEPHVPEPQLRACELVQPNRGTVLAQS; from the exons ATGGCGGCCGTTTTGGAGTCGCTGCTGCGAGAGGAGCTGTCGGTCGCAGCCGCCGTGCGGTGGATCGCGCGCAGCGCCCAGAGTTCGGAG GATGACCCCGGGGAGGCGGCCGCGTTGAGCTCACTTCGGCCACTGCGGAAGGAATTCGTGCCATTCCTGCTGAACTTCCTGAGGGAGCAGAGCAGCCGCGTCCTCCCGCAgggccccccaacccccgccaagGCCCCGGGCTCCTCGGCAGCCTTGCCAGGGAGGCCGGGGGGCCCGCCGCGGGGCGGCCGCGGGGCGCGCAGCCAGCTCTTCCCTCCGACCGAGCCTTCGAGCGCTGCCGCCGCCGAGGCCCCTTCGGCCCGCCGTGGGGGCAGGAGGCGGGGCCTGGGGCCGGCCCGTGAGCGAGGAGGCCGCGGCCCCGGGGGCTTGGAGGAGGGAGTCAGTGGGGAGACCccgccctgggctgggggccggaGGCCCAGGAGCtctggcagccccagcagccccatcCTCGTGCGCTCTGATCCGCCGAACCTCAGCAACCTGGAGGAGTTCCCTCCCGTAGGCTCGGTTCCCCCCGGCTCTGCAGG GACCAAGCCTTCACGCAGGATCAACCCAACTCCGGTGAGCGAAGAGCGGTCACTCTCCAAGCCCAAGACCTGCTTCACCTCACCCCCAATCAACTGTGTCCCCAGTTCCCAACCCGCAGTCCTGGACACTAGCCCTTGGGGCCATGGCCTTCCCCCAGGGTGCAGAAGTCTGCAAGAGGAGCGGGAGATGCTCAGGAAGGAGCG CTCCAAGCAGCTGCGGCAGTCACCTACTCCTGTCTGCCCCGCCCTAGAATCAGGGTATCCTCACCCCAGCCGAACAGGAAACCTCACAGCTGAACCTGCTGACCCTGCCAGAGTGTCTTCCCGCCAGCGCCTGGAGCTGGTAGCCCTTGTCTACTCTTCATGCATTGCAG agaaCCTGGTACCAAACCTCTTTCTGGAGCTTTTCTTCGTCCTTCAGCTCCTTACTGCCCGGAGGATGGTGGCTGCCAAAGACAGTGACCTTGAATCAAGTCCAGGAGCCGTAG GTTCCCTGGAAAGCCCGCTGTTCCAGAGTGTCCATGATTGTGTCTTCTTTGCAGTGCAGGTTTTGGAGCATCAGTTTCA TGTGCTTTCCCACCTGGACAAAGGGACCTTGAAGCTGTTGGCTGAGAATGAGCGGCTACTGTGCTTCTCACCAGCTCTGCAAGGACGCCTCCGAGCTGCCTATGAGGGCAGTGTTGCGAAG GTCTCCCTGGAGATGCCACCTTCTGCTCAAGCTGTCTCCTTTCAGCCAGAAACTGACAACCGTGCCAACTTCTCCAGTGATCGAGCTTTTCATACTTTTAAGAAACAGAG GGATGTGTTTTATGAGGTGCTTCGAGAGTGGGAAGATCGCCATGAGGAGCCTGGCTGGGATTTTGAGAAGGGCTTGGGCAGCAGGATCAG AACCATGATGGGTCACCTCTCTGCAGCCGGCAGCCACAGCCATTTTGTTCGACTTTTCCAAAAACAACTTCTCCAG ATGTGTCAGAGTCCTGGTGGTGCTGGGGGCACTGTCTTGGGTGAGGCTCCAGGTGTGTTAAATATGCTTGGAGCTGACAAGCTGGGGCGGTTGCGGCGCCTACAGGAACGGCTTGTGGCCCCTCAGAGCAGTGgggggccctgcccacccccaaccttCCCAGGCTGTCAGGGCTTCTTCAGGGACTTCATCTTGAGTGCCAGCAG CTTCCAGTTTAATCAGCATCTCATGGATAGTCTGAGTTTGAAGATCCGGGAGCTCAACGGCCTGGCCCTGCCTCAGCCTGAGCCTAGTGATGAAGATGGGGAGTCAGACGTGGACTGGCAG GGTGAACGGAGGCAGTTTGCTATGGTGCTGCTCAGCTTGAGGCTTCTGGCTAAATTCCTGGGCTTTGTGGCTTTCCTGCCGTACCGGGGGCCTGAACCACTGCCGACACGTGAGCTCCAGGACTCTATTCTGGCCCTGAGGAGCCAG GTGCCCCCGGTCCTGGATGTGCGGGCTCTGCTGCAGCAGGGGCTGCGGGCCCGTCGAGCCGTGCTCACGGTGCCCTGGCTAGTGGAGTTCCTTTCCCTCGCTGACCACATTGTCCCCATGCTGGACTACTACCGCAGCATCTTCACCCTCCTGCTGCACCTGCATCG GAGCTTGGTCTTGTCAAAGGAAAGTGAAGGGGAGATGTGTTTCCTGAACAAGCTGCTGCTGCTTGCTGTCCTGGGCTGGCTTTTCCAG ATTCCCACAGTCCCTGAGGACCTGTTCTTTCTGGAAGAGGGTCAGTTGGATGCCTTTGAGGTGGATACAGTAGCTTCAGAGCATGGCTTG GACAGCATGCCTGTGGTGGACCAGCACCTGCTCTACACCTGCTGCCCCTATATTG GAGAGCTCCGCAAACTGCTCGCTTCATGGGTGTCAGGCAGCAGTGGGCGGAGTGGGGGCTTTGTGAGGAAAAtcactcccaccaccaccaccggcCTGGGAGCCCGGCCTCCACGGACCACCCAGGGGCTGCAG GCACAGCTGGCTCAAGCCTTTTTCCACAACCAGCCACCCTCCCTGCGCAGGACTGTGGAGTTTGTGGCGGAGAGAATTGGCTCTAACTGTGTCAAACATATCAA GGCCACGCTGGTGGCAGATCTGGTGCGCCAGGCAGAGTCACTTCTTCAAGAACAGCTGGTGACACAGGGACAGGAAGGGGGAGATCCAGCCCAGCTGTTGGAGATCTTGTGTTCCCAGCTGTGCCCCCACGGGGCCCAGGCACTGACCCAGGGGCGGGA GTTCTGCCAAAGGAAGAGCCCTGGTGCTGTGCGGGCATTGCTTCCCGAGGAGACCCCGGCAGCT GTTCTGAGCAGCGCAGAGAACATTGCTGTGGGGCTTGCAACAGAGAAAGCCTGTGCTTGGTTGTCAGCCAACATCACAG CGCTGATCAGGAGGGAGGTGAAAGCGGCCGTGAGTCGCACGCTTCGAGCCCAGGGTCCTGAGCCGGCTGCCCGGGGGGAGCGGAGGGGCTGCTCCCGTGCCTGTGAGCAccatgctcccctcccctcccacctcatctCCGAGATAAAA gatgTGCTCTCCCTGGCCGTGGGGCCCCGGGACCCTGATGAGGGAGTTTCCCCAGAGCATCTGGAGCAGCTCCTAGGACAGCTGGGCCAGACGCTGCGGTGCCGCCAG TTCCTGTGCCCACCTGCTGAGCAGCATCTGGCAAAGTGCTCTGTGGAGTTAGCATCCCTGCTTG TTGCAGATCAGATTCCTGTCCTAGGGCCCCCGGCACAGCACCGGCTGGAGAGAGGGCAGGCTCGAaggctcctgctcctgctgctttCCCTGTGGAAGGATGACTTTCAGGTGCCCGTtccactgcagctgctgctgaGCCCAAGGAACGTGGGGCTTCTGGCAGACACTCGGCCAAGGGAG TGGGACCTGCTGCTGTTCTTGCTCCGGGAGCTGGTAGAGAAAGGTCTCATGGGACGGATGGAGATAGAGGCCTGCCTGGGCAGCCTTCATGAGGCCCAGTGGCCAGGG GATTTCTCTGAAGAATTAGCAACACTGTTCAGACTGTTTCTAGCTGAGCCCCATGTGCCAGAACCACAGCTAAGAGCTTGTGAGCTGGTGCAGCCAAACCGGGGGACTGTGCTGGCCCAGAGCTAG